In one Tindallia californiensis genomic region, the following are encoded:
- a CDS encoding 3-isopropylmalate dehydratase small subunit — MIAKGKAFVYGNNVDTDVIIPARYLNNADPSALASHCMEDIDENFAKEVEKGDVILAGKNFGCGSSREHAPLAIKTTGVSCVIAESFSRIFYRNAINIGLPILECEAAVKEAKRGDVLEVDFSGGTIVNKTQQKTYQTKPFPPFIQSIIDQDGLVGKVQKELAAKKG, encoded by the coding sequence ATGATCGCAAAAGGAAAAGCGTTTGTCTATGGAAACAATGTGGATACAGATGTTATTATACCGGCCAGATATCTTAATAATGCAGATCCTTCTGCATTAGCCAGCCATTGCATGGAAGATATTGATGAAAATTTTGCTAAGGAAGTAGAAAAAGGGGATGTAATCTTGGCTGGAAAAAACTTTGGCTGTGGATCTTCCCGGGAACATGCACCGCTGGCCATCAAAACCACCGGTGTCTCCTGCGTAATTGCTGAATCTTTTTCTCGGATATTTTACCGCAATGCAATTAACATAGGGCTACCAATTTTGGAATGCGAAGCGGCTGTGAAAGAGGCAAAGAGAGGGGATGTGCTGGAAGTTGATTTTTCCGGTGGCACCATAGTCAACAAAACCCAGCAGAAAACCTACCAGACAAAACCCTTTCCACCCTTTATACAATCTATTATTGATCAGGATGGCTTGGTAGGAAAGGTTCAGAAAGAATTAGCCGCAAAAAAAGGATAA